The following nucleotide sequence is from bacterium.
CGCGGACGCGCATCTTCCCGCGCGCCTCGTCGTGCAGGCGCTCCGCCTCCGCGTGGGCCTCGTGCGCCATCACGAGCACGACGTCGAGCGCGAGGTCGCCCGTGAGCAGCGCGCCGAGCACGTCCCAGCCGCCCGAGTGGATCGTCCCGATGATGAACGGCCCGCCGAGCACCGCGCGCAGGTGCTCGCCGCCCTCGATGACCGGCTCGAGCGGGCGCTCGTTCTTCGAGCCGGTGGCGAGCGACTCGCCCAGGGCGCCGGCGAAGCTCGCGAACGTCCGCATGGTGTCGACGGTGTCGCGCCACGCCGGGGCCGCGCCGCGGACGCGACGGAGGTTGTCGATCACCCGCCGGCGGGCGTCCTTCGAGAGCAGCGCGGCCGTCCAACCGACGACCGGCGGGGTGTAGCGGAGCACCCAGAACG
It contains:
- a CDS encoding lysophospholipid acyltransferase family protein, which produces FWVLRYTPPVVGWTAALLSKDARRRVIDNLRRVRGAAPAWRDTVDTMRTFASFAGALGESLATGSKNERPLEPVIEGGEHLRAVLGGPFIIGTIHSGGWDVLGALLTGDLALDVVLVMAHEAHAEAERLHDEARGKMRVRVVHVGDDALDALPLLGQLRGGGVVAMQLDRTPPGMRVVPVELFGAASALPEGPFRLARLARAPILPIFCARTGFRRYRVVIHEPIRLDRADPPEATARAAQSVADRITAFLRAHPSQWFNF